Within the Phycisphaerae bacterium genome, the region GGAACCTGCGACCGAGTTCGTGTGCCCGATAGATCACCGCCAGGGCGGTGCCGTATTCGGCGGTGGCAAGCCCGCCGGCGTTGCAGTGCGTCAGGACGCCGGCTCCGTCGGTGATGAGATGCCGGCCTGCATCACCGATCGCCCGGCACATGGCGGCATCCTCGTCGCGGATCGCGCGAGCCTCAGCCAAAAGTGATTCCTTGATGTCGGCGAGCGGTCGGCCCCGGAGCGTTTGAGCGCGGCGTTTCATCCGATCCAAAGCCCAGAACAGATTGACGGCCGTGGGACGGCTGGAGGCCAGATAATCGCAGGCTCTTTGGAGCCGGGCGTACAAATCTTCGTCCGTCGTCGCGTCGCGGACGCCCAGGACCGCGCCCATGGCCGCGGCCACGCCGATAGCCGGCGCTCCGCGGACTCTCAGGACTCTGATCGCCTCCCAAACCGATTCGACGTCGTGGCAGGCGATGACTGAGAACCGTCCGGGAAGGAGCGTCTGATCGATCATCTCGATATGGCCGTCGAGGCCGCCGATCCAATCGAGTGTTCTGTGAGGGGCAAGATCAGGCACCGGCAAGTTTTTCCTTGAGACTGCGGTTCTTCTGTTCCATGGCCGCGGCCTGTTCGCGTCGCAAATCAGCCAGAGCCTTCTTCAGACGCGGGTCGCTCAACGCCAGGATCTCCGCGGCCAACAGGGCGGCGTTTTTCGCCCCCGCAGAACCAATGGCGACCGTGGCGACGGGGATACCGGGCGGCATCTGCACAATGCTCAGAAGGCTGTCCACGCCTTGGAGGACACCAGACGGCAAGGGCACGCCGATCACCGGCAGGGTAGTGTGAGCAGCGACCACTCCGGGCAGAGCCGCGGCCATGCCGGCAGCGGCGATGAACACTCGCACGCCTCTCTGCTCGGCGGCGGCCACAAACTCCGTCACCCGGTCGGGCGTCCGGTGGGCGGAGATGACTTCCACGACCACCGCGATCCCCAGCGACCTGATCTGCTGGTAACAGGCCTCCATCACCGGCCAGTCAGAGTCGCTGCCCATCACGATTGCCACCGTCGCGTCACTCATTCTCTTCGGCTCCACAAGAGACAGACCGACCTTGTCGGCGAGCTTACCAGCGGTGGATCATTGTAATCGCCAATTGGCGCCTGGGAAGCCGTAAGGTGGTTGCCGGCGTCGAACCGGGCCTTTCCGGGGTGCGGGTGTTCGTTTTTGCCACGCGCGGGCGGTCCTACGGCCGTCGGAGGGAGGAAATCTCAGGGCTTTTTTTCGAGGCGCGTTATCGGCCGCTTATTGGAATCTCCCCCAAGCGGTCGTCGGGGAAGCCTGCGTGGAAAACCATATGTGGGGGGGCTGTGATTTCCGGCGACGCGTCCCATAAGCCGAGAGCCTAAGCACTTGCGTTTTCAGGCCTTTGCGCCGCTTGCTCATCGCAAAACTCGTGCTATTTTTACCACGGTGGGCGAGAGATTGTGACTTACGTGCGGTGCCAGGATCGACCCAATCCAAGGCACCGGTTCAAGGAAGGCATGTGATTGAAGTCACGAATCTGCTCACCACCTTCCCTCGCCGTGTCACAGGGACACGATTCAATGTTCGACAGTCGGCAGGAATCAGCACATCAGGTGCGAACGAGTCGTTCGCATCGCGACCTGAGAAGGCGTCATGAGCTTCAGGCCTGCCGCTCGTCGGCCTTCGGAGACTCAACTGAACGCATCGAGGTTGATACGGGCGGGAGGCGAGGTCGAACCCTGAGGCAAACGGTCTTCTTGCGGGGTGCAACCTGAGCGCACTGCGATCCGGAAACGTGCGCACAAGCCGCACAGATGTCTGGCCGTAGGGTTTTAACCGGGCACTCGTGGAGCATAGCCAACAATATGACAAGAAAGAGCCGACCAAACGAAGTGTCGTATGGAGCGAAGCCGGGGATCGATGACACGAAAGCAGTATGGAGAGAGTTTCTCAAGAACCGGAGGCGCGAATATCGCAATCTGCTCGTGGAGCGTTATGCGCCGCTGGTACAGATGCAGGCGGCCAGGCTGACGAGAAAGCTGCCCGCGCACGTGACCTACGAAGAGCTCTGCAGCGCCGGCTATGACGGCCTTATCGAGGCGGTAGAGGCTTACAACCCGAACAAGAAGGCCAAGTTTGAGACTTTCTGCCAGCAGCGGATTATTGGGGCGATCATGGACTGGCTGCGTTCGCTGGATCCCCAATCGCGGACCATCCGGGCATTCGAGAAACGATGCTGTCAGGTGACCGAGATACTGGAAAGCCGCCTTGCAAGGCCTCCGACGCAAGAGGAAGTTGCCGAGGCGATGCATCTTTCCGTCGAAAGGTATTCAGAATTGAGTCGCATTTCGCAGCGAGGCCGGGAGGTGCATTTTTCCGCGCTGGAGCCGCGAGGCGGTGCCGGGCTTAACCGCCAGACCGGCAGGCGCGTCTGGGACATCGGCGACGAGCGGCAACGGGATCCTTCGGAGCGCCTGTCTCGGGCAATGCTCATCGACCT harbors:
- the purE gene encoding 5-(carboxyamino)imidazole ribonucleotide mutase, giving the protein MSDATVAIVMGSDSDWPVMEACYQQIRSLGIAVVVEVISAHRTPDRVTEFVAAAEQRGVRVFIAAAGMAAALPGVVAAHTTLPVIGVPLPSGVLQGVDSLLSIVQMPPGIPVATVAIGSAGAKNAALLAAEILALSDPRLKKALADLRREQAAAMEQKNRSLKEKLAGA
- a CDS encoding FliA/WhiG family RNA polymerase sigma factor, whose translation is MTRKSRPNEVSYGAKPGIDDTKAVWREFLKNRRREYRNLLVERYAPLVQMQAARLTRKLPAHVTYEELCSAGYDGLIEAVEAYNPNKKAKFETFCQQRIIGAIMDWLRSLDPQSRTIRAFEKRCCQVTEILESRLARPPTQEEVAEAMHLSVERYSELSRISQRGREVHFSALEPRGGAGLNRQTGRRVWDIGDERQRDPSERLSRAMLIDLITRGLTREERLVLILYYCEDLTMAEIGAVLDLSESRVSQIHKDLLERLRKRYKNRLAQGQLVA
- the mtnA gene encoding S-methyl-5-thioribose-1-phosphate isomerase — encoded protein: MPDLAPHRTLDWIGGLDGHIEMIDQTLLPGRFSVIACHDVESVWEAIRVLRVRGAPAIGVAAAMGAVLGVRDATTDEDLYARLQRACDYLASSRPTAVNLFWALDRMKRRAQTLRGRPLADIKESLLAEARAIRDEDAAMCRAIGDAGRHLITDGAGVLTHCNAGGLATAEYGTALAVIYRAHELGRRFRVYADETRPLLQGSRLTAWELSRAGVDVTVICDNTAGLLMAQGKINLVITGADRIAANGDSANKIGTYSLAVLAKAHRIPFYIAAPRSTFDLSIDDGPAIPIEIRDENEIRRGFGRLTAPEDVKCYNPAFDVTPAGLIHGIITDRGLIRPVTPEQVRTTIGRPGG